The DNA region GCAAAGTTACTAATCTCTCATTTAAAAAGATGCGTTTGGTAGTAAAAAAATGACAAATGTTATAAATGAGCCTATTTCTGTTTCTCAAAGAAGCAATCAACCCAAAAGCTTTTACATGTAAAGCTTCTGATCCTCAACGAGTCCTAGTTTTCGTGCGATTGCCACAGCGGCTTCTCTGCCATCAAGGGCGGCATTGACCACCAAGTTTGCACCTCTGACTACATCGCCTCCTGCAAAGATAAATGGATGAGAGGTCTCTTTATGTTCATCCACAATCAGCGTATTGGATTTACCAATGGCGAGGTTGAGTTCATCGTAAAAGTCAAAATGTTTAGCTTGAAAGCCAAGGGCAAGAATGATACTGTCGGCGGGTAGCGTTTGAAAGCTTTGCGGTTTAGTTTGAAGACGGTTATTTTCATCGGTATAGGTTTCAAGAATTTCAAGCCCAACGACACGATGCTCAGCATCCACAATCGCTTTTTTAGGCAGTGCGTTAAAGATAAACTGCACCCCTTCTTCTTTGGCGTTAATCACTTCTGCTCGACTTCCCGGCATACTCGCTTCATCTCTTCGGTACACACAGGTGACACTTTTGGCTTTATGACGAATGGCAGTACGAAGGGCATCCATCGCAGAGTCACCACCACCGATAACGACAACATGTTTATTGCGTAAGATTGATTTTTGAAGCGCATGGTCGAAAAGATTTTTTTGCGTCTGAGTGAGTAGGGTCATGACTTGATAAACCCCATTGGCATCTTCATTTTCCATGTCGGCACTGCGACCTTTAGGCACACCAAGCCCCAAAAAGACGGCATCAAATTTTTCTTGAAGCTCACTGAGGCTTACATCTTTTCCCACTTCGGTATTAAGATGCACTTTCATGCCTGCTTCTTTCATCCACTCAAAACGTCTTAAGATGACGCTTTTAGGAAGTTTAAAATTAGGAATGCCGTACATTAATAGCCCACCTACACGGTTTTCTCGTTCAAACATTTCCACTTCAATGTTGGAGCGCAGTAAAAAGGTCGCGCAGCTAAGACCTGCTGGTCCACTGCCGACAACGGCAACTTTAAACTTTCGTCCATCTGCTTGACCATAATCAGGAATAGCCCCTTGCTCATACGCTTTTTCATTGAGAAAGACTTCCACATTACCGATGGAAACGGCATGATACTCTGTTTTTTCGAGTGTACATGAACTTTCGCACAGTCCTTTTTTAGGACAAACGCGACCCAGAATTTCAGGAAAAGGAGATCTGGCATTGGAGAACTCAAACGCTCCTAGATAGTCGTGTTCATAGGTTTTTTTAAGCCATCTTGGAATGTTGTTATTGAGAGGGCACCCCGTGCGACAAAACTTGAATTCACTCTCAAGTCCACGTAAAAGATCAATGGGGCATTGCAAACAACGGCTTGCTTGCGCCTTGGCTTCACTTTCTTCAAAGTTGTGATAGATCGGGTAATAATCCTCAATGCGCTCAACGGCGGGGCGTTTTTTTGGATAGGCTTTTGCGATTGTTTTATATTCTCTCATGCTATTCCTCTATGATCTCTATACTTTTTACATGTAACTCTTGTCCGCCTATCATGGCGACATCCTCGCTATAACATTTCGGACAGATAAAATGGTTCTCTTTTACGACACTTTGCTCATGACACGAGGCGCACAAAAGTACCACGTCACACAGCTCTATACTCAGCGTGGCATCATGGCAGATGGTCTCTTCTTTAAAGGTATCAAAACACTGTTCTAAAAAATGAATTTCAATGCCACTGAGCCTTCCCACACTGATTGTAAGGCTTTTGATTGCTTTGGCATGATGCCTCTTCGCCTCTTTTTCGCACAGATCAATGAGTGAAGCGACGATGGAGTATTCATGCATAAAAACTTAGCCTTTTTGCGCCATCAATTTTGTGTATTCGTCATAATCCACTACCGAAATAGCACTGGTTGTGCAGACACGAATGCACGAAGGTCCCTCTGGGCGTTTAAAGCAGAGATTGCATTTCACAGCGATACGACGATCTTCTTTTTGAATCATCGTAATAGCGCCATATGGGCACACCAACGAACAACACCCACACCCAACACACGCCTCCTCATGAATCTTGATAAAATCATCCATTTTTTCAATGACACCATGCGGGCAGACCGCTAAACACGAAGGTGATTCGCAGTGCATACACTGAAGAGGGGACGTTTTACCTTCAAACTTGATCACACGGTTACGCGAAATAAGCGGTACTTTGGTTTCATAAGCTTCTTCAAACGTAATGCCTTGAAAACTGGCCGCACAGGCTAACTCACAACTTAAACATCCGACACATTTGGTACTGTCAGCAAAGATAAAATGGTTTCGCATCTTAACGCTCGGTACAAGAGATACAAGGATCGATGCTATTAAAAATGAGTGCAACATCCTCAATATTATTGTTTGGCATCATCACTTTAAGCGCCTCCCAGTTCATGTAGGTCGGCACGCGCCACTTCATACGCTCTGGTTTTTGGGTGCCATTGGTTTTGAGATAATAAACCAGCTCACCGCGTGGTGCTTCGGTGCGAGAGACAGCTTCACCTTCAAGAATGTGTGTGCGTGTTGGAAGTACAACATCTCCCGTTGGCATGGAATCCAGTGCCTGATGGAGCAGTTTCATGGACTCTAAGATTTCATACAGTCTTACTTTGGCACGTGAAAGCACATCGCCATCTTTTTGGAGTGCAACATCAAAGTGTAGGTTGGCATATGCGGCATAAGGAGCGCGTTTTCGTACATCATTGTTGACACCACTTGCACGTGCTACTGGACCTACAACGCCTAGTCTCAGGGCATCTTCATAACTAAGTACGCCAACTCCTCCAATACGCACGATCAGCGTTGGGTCAGTTTCAAACAGAGCGATAAACGCTTCAATTTTAGGTTTATTTTTATCCAGCGTCGCTTTGATAGAAGCGATCAGTGTAGCGTCCAGATCAAACTTCACGCCACCAATCGTATTGGCACTTAAGTCCATGCGATTGCCCCAAATGGCTTCTTTCAGGTCTTGAAAATCTTCACGTGTCTCTAAAAACTGTGTCATCAAGGTTTTGTTATGAATGAGATGGCTAAGCATACCAAGGTTAAAGAGATGACTGGCTATACGTTTGATCTCATCGGCCACAACACGTAAGTAAAGGGCGCGCTCAGGCAGGCTGAGTCCTGCGATCTTCTCCACCGCCATGCAGTAGGTAAAGGGATGGTTGTTGGAGCAGAGTGCACAGACTTTCTCAGTGATGATCAGGTTTTGTAAGAAGTTTCGTTGAAGCACGATAGATTCAATGCCACGATGAACAAACCCGTTGATCATATCAACACTGTGAATCGTTTTTCCATCACTGTTGGGTTCGATTTTAAAGTAAACGGGCTCTTCAAGCGCCACGTCAAAAGGTCCTAAAATCACTTTTGTTTTATCCACGGTTGATCCCTTCTTCTGCTTTAACTTTACTCCAAAGTTCTTGGCTTACTTTGCCACTCATGGCTGAAGAGAGCGAGTAATACTCTTCAAGTACGCTCTCCTTAATGGACTCATCCAAAAAGAGGCGTTTGGGATTGGGATGGTTCAAGATGGCTATACCATAGATTTCGCTAAGCTCCCTTTCTGTCCAGTCGGCACTTTTAAACAGAGGCGTGATGGAGGGAACGCTTTTGTCGGTGATGTGCAGTTTCACATTGAGCATGATGCCATCAAGGTCAAAATGGTAGACCAGCTCATGCCCCTTTTCTTTTTCATAAGCAGTGATCATACAGACTCGAGCGTTCATTGTCTGTAAGATCTCTGCAAGTTGTGAAAGCATATTTTTAGCATCTATCTCGCACCAAAGACTGTCACCTTTTACGTCAAAGTGAGCATTAATTTTGAGTGTGGAAAGAATATCGTTTAACTTTACATGTAAAGATTTCATTTAAAGGACTCGCTTTGCAAAAGTATGGTCACGTCTGCATTTAGGACAGAGGTTAAAGAGCGATACAAGCTCTTCACTCACGTTTTTAAACCCTTTTTGCAGCATGGTTTGAGGTACATTTATCATGGGTTCATGACATTTTTGGCATTCACCATATTCGACCATATTGGCAGTAATGGAGGTGTATTTTTCATTTTGCGGTGTTGCTTCCGCCAAGGTATTACTTAAAGCAATAGCGCCTGTGGGACAAAAATAAGTACAGTTACCGCATACGGTACAGGTGTTGTGCCAAATAATAAAGTCATAGCTTTTGTGTGGCTCAACACAGGAGATATTAATCGCTCCAGCAGGGCAGACAAACACACACGTTTGGCAGAGCACGCATAGCTCTTTGTTAAAGGTGATTTTTCCTTTGTAGGCATTCATGCGTTCACCTTCTCTTTCCAAAGCGAACACGCTTGAATGAGTCCATCCACAATGCTCTGAGGGGAAGGAGGGCAACCTGCGATGTTGACATCCACATTCACAAAACGATCGAGTGGTCCTTCGATAGAGTAGCTATCGCGAAACACGCCACCCGTTATTGGACAAATTCCCATCGCAACCACGACTTTTTCATCAGGCAAACGTTTAAGCGTAGCTTCTAAAAAAGGTTTGGAACGTGTGGTGATAGAACCCGTGACGATGACAATATTTGCCTCTTCAGGATTGTTTGTGTAGGTGCAATGAAGGGTATCAAAACCAAATTTAGGAACAAGGATGCTTGCTAAGAGCTCGACATCACAGCCATTGCAGGAACCTGCGTTGATACGATAAACGTTGATATTATCTACCATAAAGGGTCTCTTTAAAGTGCAATTTTTTAAAAATTAATTAATTAAATCTGTAAAGATTGAATTAAAGTTTGTATTGTAACACAATAATGAATGATTTTAGAAGATTTAATCATGTATTACATCACAAAAAAAGCGCTATAGTGCAAAGAATTTTGGGATGAAAAAGGTAAAATACTCTATTTTACATGTAAAGGATAAAAATGCCAAAAAGAGAAGAGGCGTTTGCTTTGCTTAAAGCCTATAACGGCGATGCGCTTGTGACTCATGGTCTTGCCGTTGAGGGAACGATGCGTTACTTTGCAACCAAAGCGGGTGAAGATGAAGAAACATGGGGTATTGTTGGGCTTTTGCACGATATTGACTATGAAAAATTCCCTGAGCTTCACTGTCACAAAGGTGCGGAAATACTCAAAGAACAGGGGTATTCAGAAGTCATTATTCGCGCGATGATGTCCCATGGATGGGGTATTTGCACCGACGTTGAACCACACAGTCAAATGGAAAAAACGCTTTATGCAGTGGATGAACTGACCGGTCTTATTACTGCGTGTGCACTGGTTCGTCCTAGTAAATCAGTCATGGACTTAGAGCTTTCATCGGTGAAGAAAAAGTTTAAGACAGCCTCTTTTGCGGCAGGTGCGAGTAGGGAAGTGATTCAAAAAGGCGCAGACATGCTTGGTGTGAGTCTCGATGAACTTATCGTTGATGTGATCGCTGCCATGAGAGCAATCGCACCAAATCTTGGATTAGAGCTCAAAAACTAATTCAGCGACGACGCCTTTTGGAAGGCGCAGGGGCTTTTTTCACAATAGGGCGGTAATCGACGATGGTTGCTGTCCCTTTTCCCGGGTAACGATTCATCTCAAAATGCTCACCGAGTTTGGCAAGAAGTGATGTGATCTTACTTGAACCATAGGTGCGTGGGTCAAAGTCAGGCGATTGACGTTTGATGTACGCACCCGCAGCCGATACACTTGCCCAACCCTCATCATCTTGAGTCTTTTCCCATCCGATGAGTAGTAGTTTGATAAGCTCTTTGAGACCATCGTCATTGGATGCTTTATTGGTGGTTTTAATTTCTTCTGGCACATCCTCAAGGGGTTCGGCATTGACACTAAGATTTTCGGTGAAGATAAAATCATCGCAGGCATTACGAAACGAAATAGGTGTTTTGTGTTCGCCAAATCCGAAGACATAAATCTCTGATTCTTTCAGGCGAGAGGCAAGCTTGGTAAAGTCACTGTCACTGGAGACCAGTGCGAAGGCATCAAACTTTTGGGTGTAAAGCAGATCCATTGCATCAATAATCATGGAAGCATCTGTCGAATTTTTCCCTGTTGTATAAGCAAACTGTTGAATAGGCTGTACCGCAAGCTCGTTGAGAATCTCTTTCCAGTTTTTAAGGTAACTGCTTGACCAGTCACCATAGGCTCGCTTAACAATGATATGACCATGGGTGGAGAGTTCTGCAAGAATCAGTTCGATCTTGCTTTGTTGGGCATTATCTGCATCTATGAGGACAACAATTCGTTTTTCTTCACTAATATTTTTCATCGAAATGCCTTTAAATCTAATGGAAGCATTATAGCCTAGTTATGATCTCTTAGCGTTTTGTATGCTTCTCCATAAGTAGGGCAAAAAGAGTGCGATGATAAGAAGAGCAGAGCATCCCTCTAAAATAAGAGTTTCCTCTGCTCCTATATAATGAGAAATCGTTCCGATCAAGAGTGCACCGAGAGGTTGCATACCAAAGAAAGCCATCGCGAAATAGCTAATGACACGCCCCCGCATTTCACTTGAAGAGGTGGTTTGAAGCAAGGTATTGATGATGGTAACATGTAACATCATACCAAAGCCCGCAAGGGTGCAAAATAAAAAAGAAAAGCTGAGCGTATGGGAGAGGGCAAAAAAGAGTATGCCTAAGCCAAAAAGCGTGGTAGCGATGATCAGTAATTTTCTGAGATTGTTATTGGTTCTTAAAGAAGCCAACAGTATGGCGCCACTTAAAGCTCCCACGCCCACAAAACTGTTCAAATACCCATAAATCGTCGCATCTCCTCCTAATGTTTCCTTGGCAATAATGGGAAACAAGGTTGTATAAGGAAGTACGAGCAGACTCATAAGAGAAAGCAGTAAGACCAAGACACCAAGAGAGGGCGTTGATTTGAGATAATGCAAACCGTCTTTAAGATCAGCAAATATTTTTTGTGTATGCGCTTGGGGAATATACGCGGGTAATTTCATTGCAAGCAGTGAAACAATAACCGCAATAAAACTCAGAGCATTAAGCATAAAACAGATACCTGCTCCAAACGTTTCGAGGATAAAACCCGCAACAGCAGGACCGATGAGACGGGCTAGATTGACCATGGTCGAATTCAGTGCTATCGCATTGCCCACATCTTCCTTTCGCTCAACCATGTAATGTACTAAAGATTGACGTGCTGGGACATCAAACGCATTGACAATGCCCAATAGGACACTAAGAACAATAAGCTCTACCACCGAATAATCCGTAAAAACAACCACCAACGTCATCGCAATGGCTTGTACCATCGAAGCAATCTGAGTGAGGAGAAGGACTTTAAAACGATCATACCTATCGGCGATCGTACCGCCAAGCAGTGAAAATAGAAACGAAGGAAATTGGCTTGCAAACACACTAAGACCTAGTATAAAAGCAGAGTTCGTTTGCATGTAGATAACCCAATAAACGGCAGTACGTTGCATCCATGTGCCCATCAAAGAGATGGATTGTCCTGAAAAAAAGAGTCGATAATTGCGGCTTTGAAAAGCCCTGAAGGTGTTGATGTTCATTTTTTGCTCTTATTTTCTATTGCGTAATGCTGCAACAATCTGATCTGTATCTCCTATCTCCCCAATACGAGGGAAAATAGTGTTAATACTGTGCTGATGTGCCTCTAAAATTGAGTCACTCATCGCATCGATTGCAAAGCTAATGTTGTAGCCAAGCTCACTGGCTGCGCGTGCTGTTCCTTCCACTCCAATACTTGTGGCAATTCCTGCTAAAACAATGCCTGTGATATTTCGCTTTTGTAAAGCTTCATGCAAAGGTGTATTGTAAAAAGCATTCCATGTCTGTTTGGTAATAAAAACATCCTCAGGCTTTGTGTGAATCTCTTCCACAATTTTTGTAAAATCAGCACTTAGTGTTGGCGAAGAATGTTGAGCATTACCCTCTTTGCGTGACTTTGTCCACGGTGCATTGGTTGGATCAACATTAACGATGACAATGGGGAGTGTTGCGATACGAAAAGCATTGATGAGGTCTATTACTTTGGCAAGAAGTTCTTTTCTTGGGTGAATACGAGGGACATGCACGATACCTTCTTGTAAATCAATTAAAATAAGGGCAGTATGCTTATCAAGAGCTGTTATCATGGCAATATCCTTAGTCTTGTTGGTCTATGAGTTTATGCAAAATAGGGAGTGCTTGTTCCAAGAGTAAAACTTCTTCCTCATTCAAGACAGCTTCAATCGTATTTTTCAGCCATTCATTTTTATCTTTTTTCATCTTCTCTAACATTTGTGTGCCATACGCAGTGAGAGAAATATAGATTTTACGTTTATCTTTTGAACAAGGTTTTCGTTGAATCAACGCATCATTTTCGAGTTTATGCAGTATTTGTGACATGGATTGTGTTTTCACACGTGTTAATGTCGCAAGTTGTGAAGGTAGCAAAGCAGGGTTTTTTGATAAATGTGCGATGGTTTCTAACTCTGTCATAGAATAGATACTGACCAAGGAGATATGCTTGCGTAATTCTTTATGAAGTGTTGTGATCGTTCTTTGCAGAGAAGAAGAGAGCTCAAAAATATCCATAATGCATCCTTTTATTCGTTAAACTTGTAAGTTTAACGAATAAAATTATAACGTTATTTATGCTAGTAGTCAATAAAAATGAATTCAAATAAGTATAATTTTATGTACTATTATATGTAAATCATACAATAGACTTCACACAATATCGAAGAGCGATGGTATAAAAAGGCTTTACATGTAAACATCAAGTAGATATGCAAACACCAATACTACGTTTTTATGGCTAGAAAAAGACTTTGTTAAAAGACTCACCTTATGGGTACTTTATTTTAAGAACCTATACGTAGCGTACAAATATCTTTGTCTTTTACCAGCCATTTTTTAATTTGAGGAGAAAAAGACCGCCAATTGAAGGTTTTATCTGTAGCGGTCTTTTGCGTGTTATTTATCTTGCGTGCTCTTCTTTGATCTCTTTTGCGGTAGCTTTACGCACGTCTAATACTTTGGCTTTAAAGATAACATCAATGCCTGCGAGTGGGTGATTGCCATCTAACGTGACATTGTCTTTGGTGATCTCTTTGATGGTGTAAGAAATTTTTTTGATCTTCCACGGCATCGTCTTCATCTTCAATGATTTCAACAAATTGCTCTCCAACAAAGATTTGGTCATCAAATTCACCACGCTCTTCGATGGTGACTAACGATTCATCGTATTCACCAAAGGACTCTTTTGGGCTTAGTTGTACACTGATGCTATCGCCTACTTTTTTGCCATCAAGCTCTTTTTCGATTTTAGCAAAAATATCGTTGTAGCCACCGTGAAGATAGATGAGCGGATCAGCGCCTGAATCAAGCAAGTTTTTTGTTGTATCGGTAATGGTATATTCAAGTGTTACCACCGAATTTTTTGAAATGGTCATCGTTCTTCCTTCTGTATATTTGAGTGGATTTTATCTTCTTTTGGACAAATAATCCCTGAGTCGTTCAATGCCTTTTCGCATATGTTCTATATTTCGTGTGTAGGCAAAGCGAAGGTAGCGGTTTGTGCCATTGCTTCCAAAGTCAATACCCGGTGTTGTCGCAACATGGATATTTTCTAAGAGTTCTTTAGCAAATGCAAAACTATCATTGGAATATTTCGAAATATTGGCCCAGATGTAAAATGCTCCCTCAGGCTTTGCATCAATCTCAAAAAGTGTGGAGAGTTCGGTGTATAAAAAATCACGTCGGGCTTTGAATTCGGCTTTTATTTCTGTGAGATACGCTTCATCAAAGGCTTCAAGTGCTCCGTATTGGCTAAGCGTGGGTGCTGAGATGAAAAGGTTTTGCGCGACGATTTCGGCATGGCGAACTTTTTCTTTAGGAACAATCACCCAACCCAAACGCTGACCAGGCATACAGTAATACTTCGAAAAGCCATTAATAACCAAGACATTTTTGCTAAACTCAAGCGCACTGTGGGCGTTTTCTTCATAGGTTAACCCATGGTAAAGCTCATCGGAGATAAAGGCGATATTTTCTTTTTCGCAGTACTCAACCAACGCTTTGAGATTCTCTTTTTTATAAATATTGCCCGTAGGATTGGCAGGTGAAGAGATTTGAAGGGCATCAAGTTGATGTGGTTTTAAATCCTTTACATGTAATTCAAACTCATCTTCTTTACCGATGGACATAAACAGAGGTTTGATATCAAGAAGATGTGCAAAATTTTTGTAACACGGATAGGAAGGATCACTTAGTCCAAGTGTTGCGCCACCTTTGAGGGTGAGGGCATAGGCGATTAAAAAAGCACCGCTGGTTCCTGGAGTTAAAAAGATTTGATCGATGTCTATGCTTACACCATAGGTTGTCGCATAATGGTTCGCTATTTTTTCACGAAGTGCTATAAGACCGTGACTTTGTGTATATGAAAAGCGGTTTTCATCAATGCTTACATGTAACGCTTTTTTAACCTTAGGAGAGGGCGGAAGGTCGGGCTGACCAATCTCAAAATGGATACTATCTTCAAACTTTTCAGCCTCTTTGACAATGTCCATAACAATAAAAGAACTCATTTCGTTGCAACGCATATACTTACCTTTTGATTTTAAAGCGGATATTATAGCTCATTTGAAAGCAGAGGGAAGTGAAGGCTTCCCTGAAAAAGTTTACGAAGCTACGGTTTGAAGAAATTCGGTTTTGAGCTTTTCGTAAGGCAGATAACGACCAATGACGACAAGTAAAGATTTGCGCTCGCCCTCAAAAGGTGCTCCAAAATCAAAGCCAACGACTTTATGAACCCCTTGAACAATTAACCGTCGCTCATCGCTAGAAACCGCTAAGACACCTTTGTAGCGTAGCATATCGTTTCCATACTCTTCAACAAGGTTTTCCATAAAGGTACCGATTTTTTTGATATCAAGTTCTCCCGCCTCAAAGACATAGGAAGTAATATCATCATTCCAAGATTGTGTCTGTTTTTGAGCACTAAAACTCTTAAATTGGATGTTTTGAACATCACGAGCTTGATAGAAACCTTGGTTTACATGTAAAGCATCACTCAGATCAAACGCTCCAATTCCTATCCAAATCTCTTTTGGGAGTGCGCCATTAAATGCTTCAAAAATCTCAGCTTTAGAGTTGATGGCATTAACACGTGAGAGTACACGCTCTTTATGCGTTTCATCAACGCTATCTGCTTTAGTTAGGATGATGCGATCTGCAAAACCAATTTGGGAAGCAGCCACTCGGTGTTCATCCAACTGTTTGATGATATGAATGCTATCGACTAAGGTAATCACCGCATCTAACATGATGCGCTCACGAATAATTTCATCAACAAAAAAAGCTTGAACGATGGGTGCGGGATCAGCCAGTCCTGTTGTCTCTAAAAGCAGGCGATCAGCCTTAAAAGCACCAGAGTCTATTTTGGCAAGCAATTCGTGAAGTGCTTGGGTTAACTCGCCTCTAATGCTACAACATACACATCCATTGCTGAGTTCAACGATTTCAACATCGGAGTCTTTTTTCAACAGTGCGCCATCGACATTGACGGCACCAAACTCATTTTCGATAATTGCGATACGTTCACCGTGATTGTGTTCTAAAAGATAATTGATTAGTGTGGTCTTGCCTGCTCCTAAAAACCCCGTAAGGATTGTCACAGGAAGGGGTGTAGTATAACTTAAATTCTCATCAACAACAGCGTCCGCCATTTTTGCCTCCATAACGTGCTTCAACTCTCTCTCTATAAAACTCTTCGTAACTCATAGGTGTTTGTTCAGGATGCGTTAGACGGATATGTTGTACATACGTGTCATAATCAGGCACTCCCACCATTAAACGTGCGGCTTGACCCAAATATTTTCCAGCTTTTGCAAGATTTTCAAACATCGTTTTCCTTTAAATATCTGAAGAGGTGTTACCACCTCTTCATGTTTAGTAATTAGTGTGCAGTACCACTCACAATTGCTTCTGCATTCGCAGGCATTGGAGCATAAGGAACTTCAACCGCTGTTGGTTTATCAGATGCAAGTGCTTTAAAGCACGCTTGGAGTGTAAAGCCAATCATGACAACAACAACAACCATAAATCCAATGATCAAAATGCCATCCAATTGATTGTTGAAGATAACGCGTTCAACAGCCTCTTGAGATTTAAAGACAGCATTGGGTTTAAAATTACCACTTGCAAGAAGTGCTTGTAGTTGGTTTGCTTTAGCAAAGAAACTGATGGCTGGATCAGAACTAAATGCTTTCAACCAACCAGCACTCATAGTACAAATCACCAACCAAATCGTTGGAACAATAGAAACCCATGCAAAAGCTTGTTGTTTCATTTTGAAAAGTACCACAGTACAAAGCATCAAGGCAATTGCGGCTAGCATTTGGTTGGTAATACCAAAGAGTGGCCATAAGGTATTAATACCGCCCAATGGATCAACAACACCCACATAGAGGAAGTAACCCCATGAAGCAACAACCAACGCCGTTGCAAGTAGGTTTGCAAACCATGAGTTTGTACGTTTAAGGTTTGGATTGATGAGTCCGAGTAAATCTTGTAGCATAAAGCGTGCTGAACGCGTTCCTGCATCAACGGCTGTTAAGATGAAGAGTGCTTCAAACAAAATGGCAAAGTGATACCAGAAAGACATAGAGCCAAGTCCACCAAGAGCGCCATGAATGATATGTGCCATACCAACAGCGAGTGTCGGTGCACCACCTGCACGAGAGATGATACTTTT from Sulfurospirillum diekertiae includes:
- a CDS encoding glutamate synthase subunit beta; this translates as MREYKTIAKAYPKKRPAVERIEDYYPIYHNFEESEAKAQASRCLQCPIDLLRGLESEFKFCRTGCPLNNNIPRWLKKTYEHDYLGAFEFSNARSPFPEILGRVCPKKGLCESSCTLEKTEYHAVSIGNVEVFLNEKAYEQGAIPDYGQADGRKFKVAVVGSGPAGLSCATFLLRSNIEVEMFERENRVGGLLMYGIPNFKLPKSVILRRFEWMKEAGMKVHLNTEVGKDVSLSELQEKFDAVFLGLGVPKGRSADMENEDANGVYQVMTLLTQTQKNLFDHALQKSILRNKHVVVIGGGDSAMDALRTAIRHKAKSVTCVYRRDEASMPGSRAEVINAKEEGVQFIFNALPKKAIVDAEHRVVGLEILETYTDENNRLQTKPQSFQTLPADSIILALGFQAKHFDFYDELNLAIGKSNTLIVDEHKETSHPFIFAGGDVVRGANLVVNAALDGREAAVAIARKLGLVEDQKLYM
- a CDS encoding hydrogenase maturation nickel metallochaperone HypA/HybF, giving the protein MHEYSIVASLIDLCEKEAKRHHAKAIKSLTISVGRLSGIEIHFLEQCFDTFKEETICHDATLSIELCDVVLLCASCHEQSVVKENHFICPKCYSEDVAMIGGQELHVKSIEIIEE
- a CDS encoding 4Fe-4S dicluster domain-containing protein; translation: MRNHFIFADSTKCVGCLSCELACAASFQGITFEEAYETKVPLISRNRVIKFEGKTSPLQCMHCESPSCLAVCPHGVIEKMDDFIKIHEEACVGCGCCSLVCPYGAITMIQKEDRRIAVKCNLCFKRPEGPSCIRVCTTSAISVVDYDEYTKLMAQKG
- a CDS encoding hydrogenase large subunit, whose amino-acid sequence is MDKTKVILGPFDVALEEPVYFKIEPNSDGKTIHSVDMINGFVHRGIESIVLQRNFLQNLIITEKVCALCSNNHPFTYCMAVEKIAGLSLPERALYLRVVADEIKRIASHLFNLGMLSHLIHNKTLMTQFLETREDFQDLKEAIWGNRMDLSANTIGGVKFDLDATLIASIKATLDKNKPKIEAFIALFETDPTLIVRIGGVGVLSYEDALRLGVVGPVARASGVNNDVRKRAPYAAYANLHFDVALQKDGDVLSRAKVRLYEILESMKLLHQALDSMPTGDVVLPTRTHILEGEAVSRTEAPRGELVYYLKTNGTQKPERMKWRVPTYMNWEALKVMMPNNNIEDVALIFNSIDPCISCTER
- a CDS encoding NADH-quinone oxidoreductase subunit C, which produces MKSLHVKLNDILSTLKINAHFDVKGDSLWCEIDAKNMLSQLAEILQTMNARVCMITAYEKEKGHELVYHFDLDGIMLNVKLHITDKSVPSITPLFKSADWTERELSEIYGIAILNHPNPKRLFLDESIKESVLEEYYSLSSAMSGKVSQELWSKVKAEEGINRG
- a CDS encoding 4Fe-4S dicluster domain-containing protein codes for the protein MNAYKGKITFNKELCVLCQTCVFVCPAGAINISCVEPHKSYDFIIWHNTCTVCGNCTYFCPTGAIALSNTLAEATPQNEKYTSITANMVEYGECQKCHEPMINVPQTMLQKGFKNVSEELVSLFNLCPKCRRDHTFAKRVL
- a CDS encoding NADH-quinone oxidoreductase subunit B family protein, which translates into the protein MVDNINVYRINAGSCNGCDVELLASILVPKFGFDTLHCTYTNNPEEANIVIVTGSITTRSKPFLEATLKRLPDEKVVVAMGICPITGGVFRDSYSIEGPLDRFVNVDVNIAGCPPSPQSIVDGLIQACSLWKEKVNA
- a CDS encoding HDIG domain-containing metalloprotein — translated: MPKREEAFALLKAYNGDALVTHGLAVEGTMRYFATKAGEDEETWGIVGLLHDIDYEKFPELHCHKGAEILKEQGYSEVIIRAMMSHGWGICTDVEPHSQMEKTLYAVDELTGLITACALVRPSKSVMDLELSSVKKKFKTASFAAGASREVIQKGADMLGVSLDELIVDVIAAMRAIAPNLGLELKN
- a CDS encoding NYN domain-containing protein, producing MKNISEEKRIVVLIDADNAQQSKIELILAELSTHGHIIVKRAYGDWSSSYLKNWKEILNELAVQPIQQFAYTTGKNSTDASMIIDAMDLLYTQKFDAFALVSSDSDFTKLASRLKESEIYVFGFGEHKTPISFRNACDDFIFTENLSVNAEPLEDVPEEIKTTNKASNDDGLKELIKLLLIGWEKTQDDEGWASVSAAGAYIKRQSPDFDPRTYGSSKITSLLAKLGEHFEMNRYPGKGTATIVDYRPIVKKAPAPSKRRRR
- a CDS encoding MFS transporter, with translation MNINTFRAFQSRNYRLFFSGQSISLMGTWMQRTAVYWVIYMQTNSAFILGLSVFASQFPSFLFSLLGGTIADRYDRFKVLLLTQIASMVQAIAMTLVVVFTDYSVVELIVLSVLLGIVNAFDVPARQSLVHYMVERKEDVGNAIALNSTMVNLARLIGPAVAGFILETFGAGICFMLNALSFIAVIVSLLAMKLPAYIPQAHTQKIFADLKDGLHYLKSTPSLGVLVLLLSLMSLLVLPYTTLFPIIAKETLGGDATIYGYLNSFVGVGALSGAILLASLRTNNNLRKLLIIATTLFGLGILFFALSHTLSFSFLFCTLAGFGMMLHVTIINTLLQTTSSSEMRGRVISYFAMAFFGMQPLGALLIGTISHYIGAEETLILEGCSALLIIALFLPYLWRSIQNAKRS
- a CDS encoding isochorismatase family protein, coding for MITALDKHTALILIDLQEGIVHVPRIHPRKELLAKVIDLINAFRIATLPIVIVNVDPTNAPWTKSRKEGNAQHSSPTLSADFTKIVEEIHTKPEDVFITKQTWNAFYNTPLHEALQKRNITGIVLAGIATSIGVEGTARAASELGYNISFAIDAMSDSILEAHQHSINTIFPRIGEIGDTDQIVAALRNRK